The genomic interval TCGCCAGAAACCTCATACGAGGCATCAAAGCTCGATACCACAGGTTCACTGGCCTGGTAAGGGATGATCACGCTAACGTCCTTCAACGTGTCCCCGCCCGTCAGCTCGTACTCGACGGTCATGTTGTACTTGTCTGCATCCTTGTTGATCCAAACAGTGAATGTAATGGGGCAAGCGCTAGTATCGTCTGCCTTGGCCGTTGCTCTCCAACGCAGGACACCAACGGACTGGTTGATAGGGAAGCCACGCGCGGTGTTGCTCATCTGGATGGTCTTGGAGCTGTTGAAGAGGTTCTTGTCGACGTTGGGGTGCGTGCGGAACTGAGCACCGTGGGAGGCATTGGCAGTCAGGTTCAGCTTGACCTTTGTCAAGCTTGGGTCCGAGATACGAAGGTTCAGGTCACCGCTTATCGCAAGGGAGTTTAGGGCGCCCTCTCTCGACAGCTTAGCACTAATAGCTTCGTTGACCACGATGTGAATGGCGTCCCGGTCAAGAGTAGAGGAAACACGAGACTCTGCCGCAGGCTCGGGAACGTGAGCCGGGGTTGGCGTAACAAGCGGGGTATCATCGACTTCGGCTCCCATTTCGCCTCGAACGCGCTCGAACATGTCGGTGGTCTTCGACTTCTTGCCGAGTTGCATACCCTTGCCCTTCGGGGCACTCAGCCTGTAGATGTTAGCCAGCAGCCTCCGCCACGCATATCCAAGGGTCGCTTACTTGTTGAAGGTTTTGTTCTTCTCAGCTTCGTACGAGTCGTACGTATCCGTCGGGGTCGGGCGCGTAGGTGGGGTGTAAGTCGGGTAGTTGGGTGTTCTGGGCATTCCACCACCGACACGGCCAGCTCGAGCCGACTCTTTCCGCTGCATCTCCAGCTGCTTGGCCTTCCGCTTGCGCTCCTCTGTCGCCTCCAGCTCCTTGTTCTATTCTCACGATCAGTATCATGTATCTCAACATGCTGGGTATCGGCTAGACGGACTCGTGCGATGATCTCCTGGATCCGCTCCTCGTGACTCTCCATGTCGAGGAAGGTCTTGATCTGGCTGATGGTCAAGTTCTCGCGGTATCCCAGCGTTACCAGCTCATCGAAGGCGCTAAGAAGTTCGTATGCATTCTTCAGAATCTCTCTCTCGTCGAGGCTCTTGCATGTGCTGGTCACAACCTGAGCGAACAGGTGCAAGGAATCGATGTCTTGGAGAATGTTGGATTGGCGGTTGGTAATGAGTACCATGTAAAGCTCGTCCAGGGGCTGATAGACAAAGCGCACATTGTCTTGTTCAACGGTCGTGTGTTGGGTGCCGCTGTCGGCGAGCTTCGGGAAGGACGCGAGGAGGGCTTCAATGCGGGATCGTGGCATCTCCCTGAATTGGCGGGAGAGGACAGCTTTCCCGCCGCGGGTGCAAATCGAAGCTGCGAGGACGACCTGAAGGTGTAAGCATGTCGATACGGAAAGTGCAGCAGCCGAAAGATTCCTCTTACCATTTTGACGGAGTATGATGAGAGGTATAGGACGAATTGGAGATGTAGGTGGACTGTCGCAACTCGACTTCAAGGTCCACGCCAAAGGAGGGACCACACTGGGAGCTTGAATATTGAGGTCGGAATTGTGAATCTGGCCAGTGCACTGACCATGCTACCTTACGTACAGCAGCTGAGGCTAGTCCAAAAGTGGTAAAGCGGCAGCTGCCTCCAGAAGGCGCGTCAACCTGCGCTTACGGCACGTAGAGGGGCTGCACCtgggacctttttttaaattcccACGCGCTTTGGTCAACTCCACCTCATCCGCACTGCTTGGCCTCAACTCGCCATATCCATACTCTTTGTTACCAAAGCTCCCTTTCCTCCCTCAGTCCATACCTACGAAGACACCTTGAAACGATAGCGTACCGGAGACTCAGATCTCTAGGCATACGAATCACTACCGACGTGACATTCAACCGATACCTGACTATTGAGCTTTCGTCAGCGCCATCGAGCGGACATCCGAATCCTTACAGCCCGAACCTGCCAGACAAAGAGACAAGCGTCCCGACAGAGGCAACGAAATACCTACCGCGAAACCGAACATCGCTCTACAACTTCCCAGTTGTAGCAGGGATGACTACTGAAGCAGCCCCAGCCCTGGGCCTCGAGGGCCAACTCCACGAGGAGTATATCGACTACTCGGAGGACGATTCGGCAGCTCCTGCTGTCGTCGTAGAAGGCTCTAACATCACCTCATTTCCTGCCAACGCCCATCCTGTCACCGATGAAGTGGAGTACACTGGAACGAGCGCATTAGAGCCGGACAACCAGACCATCGGCCAACAGGTCGATGCGGAGATCGATGCTATTTCTATCGCCGCCGATGCCTCACTACAGCCAGGCGACCTAGACCCCACTAATGAGCTTCAAGTGCATGGCGTTGATTCTATTAGCGCGATAGAAGCTGAAGACTCTTACATGAACGAAGATGAATCTCTTGCCTACGCCGATGTTGCCAAGCCTGAAGATGGGTTGACCGCCGAGAATGAGATTAGTTGGGAAGACGGCCCGGCAAACGAGGAAGACGCAGCTCAGAACGAGGAAAATGAGCACGAAGACAACGAGGTCAAGGACGGTCAAGACGAAAATAGCCAGGATGAGAGCCACATCACTCTCGAGAAAGATGAATGGCAACTAGTGGAAGAGAAGGACAGCCTCCCACGAGGCGGCCTGAGCCCTGCGAACAGTGCTGGGGAACAAGAAACGGAAGCTCACGAAGTCGATCAAGAGCTTGCGGACTCTTCAAACGATGCAAACAACTTGGACGCAAATCTTGACGTATTTGACGTGGCCGATGTTGATGCTGGCCTAGATGAACAACAAGTTGCCGAAGCCGACAATACGGAAGTCAATGACCTGCACGAGATAGACTTCAACGATGGCGGCAACGTAGCAACAGTCGATGCTACAGTGGGTACCAGTGATACGCGTTCAGAGCATACTCCAGAATACCAAAAGATCGATGGCGATTTCCCGACGAAACAGGATGCTGAAGATCATCCCATGGGCGTAGATACGGAATCGCAGCCGGAGGATGAGCTTGAGAGCATCATGGGCGTTGCCGACGCTGACCAGGCCAATGATGAGGAGAATCATGATGATGTCGTCAACGCCGACGATTATGACGCAGTTGCTGAAGACTTGTCTGTTCCCGAGCACGTGGAATTCGATGACGAAGTTCTTGCCGACGTGCGATCGTCCGTATCGGCTGAGACGCCGACTCACGAAGAGATGGACATCCCCGTTATCACTGTCTCGTACAAGGGCATCGACTATCCATTCTTCTATGGGTCCCCAGACAGCCAAGGCAAGGAGTGTTTCTTCAATGATCTGACTCTATTGCACTGCAAAATGGAGGGTGTATTGGCAGGCTTCCGTCGAGAGCTTGCCAATGAGTTGGGCCCTTTTGACGAACTTGTGTTCCAAATCGACGAGCTTGGCCTTGAGTTCACTGAAGTACGTTCTCATCCGCCTGAAACACAAGCTCTGCTAACATATCCAAAGTCCAGCCAAGCAGAAGTCTTCTCGGACATCACGTTGGGCCAGATAATTTCCGTATTTGACTCACTGGTCAAAAACCAGAATGCCGATGCATCCAAGCCCCTCTACGCCTACTTGACAACGCGGCCGAACTGCAAGAAGCGCTGGCTTTCCCTCGTTGACGATGCCTACAATGGCAAAGGACTCGATGAAATTAGCTACTATTTCGCATCTCGCGCACAGAGCGAGGTACTCGAGATCATGGATGATGAGCCTGACCTGATAGGGGAAGAAGATAACGCCGATGCTGCCTCTTGGCCGCAGTCTCCCGCCGTGAGCGGACATGGTGAGCACAATTTGGACGAGGCTGAAGGCGAAAATGAGGAGATCAACGAAGATGACGATGTCGGTGATGGCATTACCGGAGAAGACGATATCCAGTCGCAAAACGCACTTGAGGAGAACCCCTTGCAGCAAGACGAGAGCGCTATCTCGATGCCGGATGCTGAGGCTACCATGCTTGATACCGAAGCTTCTCTGATGGACGAAACCACCGCAGTTGCAGACCTGAGCGTTGTTGAAGACAGCGGTGACGTGGAAGATGCAACGGAGGATCAGCAGCCCCAAGAGAATGGGGAGGCAGGTAAAGACGACCTTTCTCAAGTCACTCAATGCTTCTTCCCTAATTTCTGTCTCTGCGCCACTTGTACTTCGACCTTTGTCGCAGACCAAATGGCGGAGGAAGACGACTTTCGATTCGAGACCTTGGTGCGAGTGGCCAAGGAGTCTGCTCGACAGCGAGGGCGCTCTCTCTTTAGCAATTCGCATTTGGCGCTTCCCAAGAGACTCCTCTCGCGAAGAACGTCCCGCCATTTGCATTCTTGTTCAGATTCCAGCATTACATTTTCTTCGACTGCAGACGCTGACGCTAGAACCCAAGCTCCAGAGATTGATGAATCTAACCCACTCGCCTCGGAAATGCAAGACGCAGCTGTTCTCGGCACTGCTATTGACGCACAGAACACGTTTGACGACGAAGACGCAGCAATCATCGCAGATGAGATCGTCGAAAACGCCAATGAGAGCTTCGCAGAAAAGGTAACCCCCGATACCAGTGCCACGTCTACCTTGAACGGCGACGAAGAGGTCACCTACGAGAACGAGCTTGATCTCAACGCCGACCTACCTGAAGCCGAGGTTGTTGAAGCCGAGGTTGTCGACGAAGATGATGGGCTAGCGGAGATTGACTGGAGAGAATTCTCCGGGCAAGGGGATGACGAGATTGCCGTAGAGTCCCCTTCAGCTTCTGGCAAACGCCAGAGGTCGGATGTGGACGACCTGCTGGATGCTGAAGCTCAACAAGGTACGCTCAAGAGGCTTAAAAGACTCTGAACATGATGAGCTAACTTAGTGCTAGACGTCAAGCGTCGTCGCCCATGAGCTTTGGGTAACATCCCAACTAACCCCCCTTTGGTGTGTCACTCAACGCGACCGGATCTAGGTCCACGGGGCTTCCCCTTCCCGCCGTAGACCAGTCCGGCGACTAGGCCACAAAACAGCTTGATTCCATGATCGCCAACATTTAAAAAAAACATGGATGATACACCCGGCAAGTAGGGCATCGCAATCGGAGCGACCATATAGCCCTCGAGGTAGGTTTCCAGAATTGTTATTCCCACTGACTTACAGCTTTTCCAATTTCCAACCATCCCCAGGCGGTGACCTGGCAATTCCATGAACGACATACCCTTAATGCCGTCCTTCCCCGGAGCTTTTCGATACCCCCTCTGTTCTCTTGCGATATTGGTGGATTCTGGCGTAGAATGGGTCTCAAAAGCAATGCGATCATCTTCGTGGTTATGGTCGATCTTTCTTGTACAATAAGACGTCTCAAGGATTTGAGGGGTGGTCATGGATGTGGTCACCAAGAACGGCCCGCTCAGCAAGGTGAAGTGTACGTCTGTCTTTTTTCGAGAAAGAGTTGGACGAGATCAACATCTGCATCCGTTGGGATATCTACTTGATGATCAGTCACTTTGGGGCTCTGGCTCGAAGAAGAATATTTCAGAGCATCGAGCTGAGGCGTTGATTTTCTCGAACAGAGCAACCGGAATAGTTATACCTGAGTTATTTGACGAAGAATACGCATATTTTACTTGCCTTGATGAGGGGCTTTGCGTGTCATTGTCTAAACAAGCGGCTACACTCGCACCTGAGCTTCATTTTCCTTAAATGTCATCACAGTCACAGTCTGGCCGTTAAGCCATGTCAATACTGGACTGGCTCTTTTGCGCGAACGCTTCTTGTTCGTCTTATAGTGCGCCTCCATGGTTTCTCGAAGCTTTTCTAGGGCTCCCTAGTAGACGTCCAAAAGCCATGACAGCATGAAGATTGGCACGGGGATATAAGCAGTCAGCCCCCCACACCCCTTGCAAAGGCAGAGCTCCAGCGTTTTCCGCAGGTGATTGAGAGCTAGCAGTCACTGGGGAGGGAAGGTACATCACGGTTTTGGGTGATTTAGCTGGTAAGATTAAGGTCTGCCAGTGATGGAGTTTTTCTGGCCTTGTTGGAACTCTGTGTGTGGTAGTATGGGCACACACATAGTCGCACCGTCACAGACGCTAATAGctaggtatccgtactcaAACTacatatattaaaaacgttgcAGACGTGTTGATCAGGTACGGAGAGTGATAGAGTTCCCCTTGAGTAGTTTGCTGCCGTTGGAAACTTGGACGGCATACCCCCTGGAACGGTGACAAGACGTGGGAATCCCTGCTATTGTTCTGTCCGGTTTTTTTGCGACATACGCTCGTTCGTTTTCTTCTTCCTGTCTCGCTTCTCCAATTCCTAAGAGGACAGATAGTGGTAGACTTACGGGTAGGTCGCCTCCGTAACCGAACTTTTTGGGTGGTGGGCTTCGTTTCGACGACCGTTCGCGCTCAATGCGCTACCTCTACCGTGGTTGCCACTTTGCTTGAGCCCCCCCCTCTCTACTCCACCTGGTCTTCCCTTCTTCCAGGGCCGTTAATTGAAATGTATGGGTTGCGTGCGGCAGTGGAGGAAACGAGCTGTCAGTGACAGACGCATTTCTCTTGCTTGATTGTTTCTAACGGCTCGGATGGGGGATCCGGGGGACGATGTGAGGGCCAGCTTGAGATATTGACAGGGGGAGCGAACGGTCTCGTATTTCGAGTTAAGTGAATGGTACTCCGTATCATGGCTACCGTTTATCACTTGTATTGAGCCCAATCCGCATTACCTAGGCACCTAGGGCCGACGGTCCCATGTGAAAGGCAAAAGGCGTTGGTCACGAGTTACGGCATGGGAATCGCGCCTTTCATTCCTCTTGTCGTGGGCACTCTTACCTAAGATATGGTAAGGGAAATCAAGGGTTTGACACGACGAAAGGGCTTGGAAGGGCTTGGGATGTATGGAAGGGGAAGGGGGCAGACGGGCAGAGTCTCCAGTCATCTGCTTGATGGCTGACTGATCAGTGGTACCTGAGTCTCTCTATCTCACTGTCTTTCAGGTGGATAAGAAAAGACAGAGATAGAGACAGAGAAACGGCAGACCGTCGCCGGCTTCGGGCCCTATCGGCAAAGCGGACTCGAGATATTCCCGTCCGCTGGGTGACAGACTGGCAAGATGGGCAGTGACGAGTGACGACGACGGCTTCCGCATTAAGGATGCGCGGTAAGGATGGCCAAAGAGTGAGATGGTGGCTGTGGCTGTTGGTTTAATTAACGAGAGCCAGTTTTGGTGGTCATGTCGAGACCCGTGGGTGCCATTGTGGGTTCGGAGGGGGAACTGGGAGACGGCGGATGGTGGTGTCCAGTCCAGGGGAGGCAGCAGTCAGCAGTCACAGTGTCATTCGTAATGAACCTGTTTCAATGGGACCCCACATGGGTTGTGAGAGAAAAATAGAAATGCCGATTTCTCTCGTGGATCGGATCTTCGTATGGAGATTTGCAGGGGTGGAGGAGAAAGCACTGACTTGTTCTGTACGGATAGTGTCGACTGATGGCCGAGAGGACCAAGCCTCCTATCATTTTTCGTATAGGCCCTGCTGTTCACAGGGAAGAAGGGTGATATTTCTTTGCTGTGTATACGTACATAACACTGAAGACATCATGCCAGTGGGTGTTCATTGAAGGTTGAGCGAGAGTCTCCTGTAGGCTGTACTCTGCTGACTGCAGTCCGTTTCGTTCAGGGGCTCATGGGCTCAGCGTGGATCGAGGACGAGACTAACCAAGGAACCGCCCCTCAAGACTGACACTCCAGGAGGAGAAGGTCTGGAGACTTGGGGAGACTTTAGGGGGAGTCGTGGGAGTTTGCTGCCAACCACGGCCCCCTGCGGATAGAGGTGGTGTCCTCCTTTGGCGCCCTTAACACCCCTGTCGGAGTTGAGTCGAGTTGCGTTAGCACAGGTAGTACTACGTAGTTTCCAGTTGTGACTTGTGAGCCCCTGCTTGCCGGCTCTGCGATGACCTCAGTGATGGAGGATAAGAGTTAGTATGCTAGGCAGGGTGAAGGCATCGTGAGATGCTTTGATAGCTAGCATAGTGAGAAGACGGTGAGATATGTTGGATGCATGGATAGACATGGGTAGATGAAGGAGAAGAACAAGAGAGTTTGAACACATAAGAAGAAAACGGTACGGACGAAGAAGCAACGAAGTCTTGGCGTCCCTGTCAGGAAATCGCCTTCCGTCCAAAATC from Colletotrichum lupini chromosome 2, complete sequence carries:
- a CDS encoding adaptor complexes medium subunit family protein, whose amino-acid sequence is MVVLAASICTRGGKAVLSRQFREMPRSRIEALLASFPKLADSGTQHTTVEQDNVRFVYQPLDELYMVLITNRQSNILQDIDSLHLFAQVVTSTCKSLDEREILKNAYELLSAFDELVTLGYRENLTISQIKTFLDMESHEERIQEIIARNKELEATEERKRKAKQLEMQRKESARAGRVGGGMPRTPNYPTYTPPTRPTPTDTYDSYEAEKNKTFNKLSAPKGKGMQLGKKSKTTDMFERVRGEMGAEVDDTPLVTPTPAHVPEPAAESRVSSTLDRDAIHIVVNEAISAKLSREGALNSLAISGDLNLRISDPSLTKVKLNLTANASHGAQFRTHPNVDKNLFNSSKTIQMSNTARGFPINQSVGVLRWRATAKADDTSACPITFTVWINKDADKYNMTVEYELTGGDTLKDVSVIIPYQASEPVVSSFDASYEVSGDSLEWNIGTVSDENPSGSFEFEAETNDENDFFPMTVRFSKTSPFIDVDVTTVSLIEEDEEVTFSKEIKSHADNFLIE